One Coffea arabica cultivar ET-39 chromosome 5c, Coffea Arabica ET-39 HiFi, whole genome shotgun sequence DNA window includes the following coding sequences:
- the LOC113689051 gene encoding 6,7-dimethyl-8-ribityllumazine synthase, chloroplastic-like: MAAAASSCSSSIANNRSVHQKGSAKKGIKIKTKMAAAASSCSSSIANNRSPIISVPLRHQQSSSTSLSVQLQPPKESGFGILWKRKEDEKGWLGSLAAVRQLTGSLTTADGLRFGIVVARFNDIVTKPLLEGALDTFKKYSVKEEDIDVVWVPSSFEIGLVAEKLGKSRKYQAILCIGAVIRGDTSHYDAVANSAASRVLSASLNSGVPCIFGVLTCDDMEQALNRSGGKSGNKD, encoded by the exons ATGGCGGCTGCTGcttcttcttgttcttcttcaATTGCTAATAACCGCTCAGTTCATCAGAAAGGAAGTGCCAAAAAAGGGATCAAAATCAAAACGAAAATGGCGGCTGCTGcttcttcttgttcttcttcaATTGCTAATAACCGCTCA CCCATCATCTCTGTTCCGCTCAGACACCAGCAATCATCATCTACATCACTGTCTGTCCAACTTCAACCACCAAAAG AATCTGGATTTGGGATTTTGTggaagaggaaggaggacgagaaGGGCTGGCTGGGAAGTCTTGCAGCTGTTCGACAGTTGACTGGGTCACTCACAACTGCTGATGGTCTCCGCTTTGGCATT GTGGTGGCTCGCTTCAATGATATTGTCACAAAGCCACTGTTGGAGGGAGCTTTGGACACTTTCAAGAAGTACTCGGTCAAAGAAGAAGATATCGAT GTTGTGTGGGTTCCAAGTAGTTTTGAAATTGGTCTGGTCGCAGAGAAACTTGGGAAGTCAAGAAAGTACCAAGCCATCTTATGTATTGGAGCTGTG ATTAGAGGCGATACTTCCCATTATGATGCTGTGGCTAATTCGGCTGCATCCAGAGTACTGTCTGCTAGCCTTAATTCTG GTGTTCCATGCATATTTGGTGTTTTGACCTGTGATGACATGGAGCAG GCTCTCAATCGATCTGGTGGTAAGTCCGGAAATAAAG ATTGA
- the LOC113689052 gene encoding disease resistance protein RGA2-like, producing the protein MAELFVPKIIDQLSDVLVKQFGEKVNLVMGVEEEVANISSKLATIEKVLHDAERRRLKDRSVGIWLEKLEDITYEMDDVLDEWNFKIHRAKNEGTQQNARLQATLWSKVCSFIPSLCSCLKQLPVRSDIALKIKSINDKLESTLKEADQFKFISTGGIPDSQDFQRIMTTSIIDESEIYGRESDKDALLDQVLSKSSSQGRKGVQVISVIGAGGSGKTTLAQLLFNNDKVKNHFELRNWICVSDPFDQKRIAKAILENAGKSSQESELDPLIQRIKETFSGKRFLLVLDDVWTEDDSKWKPFKDSLKDGAPGSVILVTTRSHRVATVVGTTHTHQMTQMSDSDCWLIMQRLAFANKSGDLCKKVERIGQKIAEKCKGLPLAAKTMGSLLRFKDTVQQWQNVLDSEIWQLKEAAVELFPHLYLSYNELPPELKRCFSYCAVFPKDHEIYVMELIWLWIAQGYVRPRRRGERLELVGREYFNNLAMRSFFQELEKDGHEYVKCKMHDIVHDFAQFLTKNECHALDGIGRNSSSERARHLTILGGTEEEMFSSRVIDFGRLRSFITFFETRIGGVVPQNLFCSLKCVRTLTLSRCGLAEIPAEIRRLIHLRHLDLSHNPFKELPEAICDLYYLEILDIGLCQKLSCLPERIEGLVHLRHLHNHNTDELCQIPQGLGKLTSLCCLTRFIARSNSDDLAILKDLNQLESLCVEIEGEVDFGSAELGKKVNMRGMVLIFSSGTHLIETPSCIETMEPPPNLEGLELHGYPGAQLPSWLVTKSLVNNLTKLMIQKPHNISSLSALWKLSSLDELWLMGVEKLECLGKEFFGVTKALHENSLDALDTLSNSESSSSAEAIAFPNLTKLNFEDCDNWTRWEDSSEDDEEVAVSIMPRLEELQIKYCEKLEALPLRILSKISSLKKLNIWRCSKLRDRYSDKIGDDWKQISHIPQVYISDY; encoded by the coding sequence ATGGCTGAATTGTTTGTTCCAAAGATAATTGATCAACTGAGTGATGTTCTCGTGAAGCAGTTTGGGGAGAAGGTCAACCTGGTGATGGGGGTTGAAGAGGAGGTGGCAAATATCTCCTCTAAGTTGGCAACCATTGAAAAAGTGCTGCATGATGCAGAGAGACGAAGGCTGAAGGATAGAAGTGTTGGAATTTGGCTAGAAAAGCTTGAGGACATAACATATGAGATGGATGACGTGCTGGACGAATGGAACTTCAAGATTCACAGAGCAAAGAATGAGGGAACTCAACAGAATGCCAGATTGCAGGCAACATTGTGGAGCAAGGTTTGTTCCTTCATCCCATCCCTTTGTTCTTGTCTTAAACAACTTCCTGTGCGCAGTGATATTGCTTTGAAAATAAAAAGCATAAATGACAAGCTAGAATCGACTTTGAAAGAGGCAGatcaattcaaatttatttCAACTGGGGGGATTCCTGATTCTCAAGATTTTCAGCGAATTATGACTACCTCAATCATAGACGAATCAGAGATCTATGGTCGAGAATCTGATAAGGATGCTTTACTAGACCAAGTTTTGTCCAAGAGTAGTAGTCAAGGAAGAAAGGGCGTTCAAGTTATCTCTGTAATAGGGGCCGGGGGTAGTGGAAAGACCACACTTGCCCAGCTACTTTTCAATAACGATAAAGTGAAGAACCACTTTGAACTTAGAAATTGGATTTGCGTATCAGATCCTTTTGACCAGAAAAGGATCGCGAAAGCCATCCTTGAGAATGCTGGAAAAAGTTCTCAAGAATCAGAGTTGGATCCACTGATCCAACGTATAAAAGAAACTTTTTCTGGTAAGAGATTCCTACTTGTCCTAGATGATGTCTGGACAGAGGATGACTCAAAGTGGAAACCTTTCAAAGACTCTCTTAAGGATGGGGCTCCCGGAAGTGTAATCTTGGTGACAACAAGGAGTCATAGAGTGGCCACAGTGGTGGGAACAACTCATACTCACCAGATGACCCAAATGTCCGACTCTGATTGTTGGCTAATAATGCAAAGGCTAGCATTTGCCAACAAATCAGGGGACTTGTGCAAGAAGGTGGAAAGAATTGggcagaaaattgcagaaaagtgCAAAGGGTTGCCACTTGCTGCAAAGACTATGGGAAGCTTGTTACGGTTCAAAGATACCGTACAACAATGGCAGAATGTTTTGGACAGTGAGATATGGCAATTGAAGGAAGCAGCCGTGGAACTTTTTCCTCATTTGTACTTAAGTTACAATGAATTACCCCCAGAGCTGAAACGTTGCTTCTCATATTGTGCTGTCTTTCCCAAAGATCATGAGATATATGTAATGGAGCTTATTTGGCTGTGGATAGCACAAGGTTATGTTCGCCCAAGACGAAGAGGTGAGCGCTTGGAGCTAGTGGGCCGTGAGTACTTCAACAATTTGGCAATGCGTTCCTTTTTTCAAGAATTAGAAAAAGATGGTCATGAATATGTGAAGTGCAAGATGCATGACATAGTGCATGATTTTgcacaatttctcacaaaaaatGAATGTCATGCACTTGATggaattggaagaaattcatcTAGTGAAAGAGCACGTCATCTAACAATTTTGGGAGGCACTGAGGAGGAGATGTTTAGTTCTCGAGTCATTGATTTTGGAAGGCTCAGGAGCTTTATAACTTTTTTTGAAACTAGAATTGGAGGAGTAGTTCCCCAAAATCTATTCTGCAGTTTGAAGTGTGTGAGGACTCTGACTTTAAGTCGTTGTGGGCTAGCTGAAATCCCAGCCGAGATCAGAAGGTTGATTCATCTTCGGCACTTGGACTTAAGTCATAATCCTTTCAAGGAACTGCCAGAAGCTATATGTGATCTATAttatctggaaattttggataTCGGTCTTTGTCAAAAGCTTTCGTGCCTTCCTGAAAGGATTGAAGGCCTTGTACACTTGAGGCACCTTCACAATCATAATACCGATGAATTATGTCAAATTCCACAAGGACTCGGGAAGTTGACATCACTTTGTTGTTTGACTCGGTTCATCGCCAGGAGCAACTCTGATGATTTGGCAATTTTGAAGGACCTGAACCAACTGGAATCGTTGTGCGTTGAAATTGAAGGAGAAGTAGATTTTGGGAGTGCGGAACTTGGCAAGAAGGTCAACATGCGTGGAATGGTTTTGATCTTTAGCTCTGGGACCCACCTTATAGAAACTCCAAGTTGCATTGAAACCATGGAACCACCTCCAAACTTGGAAGGACTTGAGCTACATGGCTATCCAGGAGCCCAATTACCAAGTTGGCTTGTGACGAAGTCTCTCGTCAATAACTTGACGAAGCTAATGATCCAGAAGCCCCACAACATCTCATCCTTGTCTGCCTTGTGGAAGCTATCATCCCTAGACGAGCTTTGGCTCATGGGAGTGGAAAAGCTGGAATGTTTGGGTAAGGAATTCTTCGGAGTTACAAAAGCACTACATGAGAATAGTCTTGATGCTCTTGATACATTGTCAAACTCCGAGTCATCATCATCAGCTGAAGCAATAGCATTTCCGAATTtgacaaaattaaattttgaggaCTGCGACAATTGGACACGTTGGGAAGACTCaagtgaagatgatgaagaagttGCGGTCTCTATCATGCCACGCTTGGAGGAGCTACAAATTAAGTACTGTGAAAAGCTTGAAGCTCTGCCACTCCGCATCCTCAGCAAGATATCATCTCtcaaaaaattgaatatttggCGTTGCTCCAAGTTGAGGGATCGGTACTCTGACAAAATAGGAGATGATTGGAAACAGATATCACACATTCCTCAAGTTTACATATCCGATTATTAG